The Streptomyces sp. NBC_00691 genome has a segment encoding these proteins:
- a CDS encoding tyrosine-type recombinase/integrase yields the protein MARQLARGMGSFFKDCGCAKSTRCPHPYSIRFRDALGKQREESGYDTQDDAIERLTQLYAEKKTTAPSVAAARRELGQLTVEEYAKQWRPRQRRMTDYSTGEHVDSSINVHIVPRLGARKLNSVTPMVVERFLEEMENDGVGRGNQVNIFRVLKTILRDAYAKGAMADDPVQGVQEPEYVRGTVAIPSLAYVKQALAVADEDLALEIVMMTGCGLRNGEARAVNVNNVVAQDVYRVREQIYSNTLRPAKLKHRKAGEFREVPLPRSVREAIERYAAKHGTTRDGYLLRGPGGYFTEGMERRRVRKLFADLPPEAGVGMYGFRHYFASNALGNGIPITDVAEWMGHRSIEETYRTYRHLMPGSITKAARILDAGLWEAA from the coding sequence ATGGCCCGACAGCTCGCCCGCGGCATGGGTTCCTTCTTCAAGGACTGCGGCTGCGCCAAGTCCACCCGCTGCCCTCACCCGTACTCGATCCGTTTCCGAGACGCGCTGGGCAAGCAGCGTGAGGAGTCCGGGTACGACACGCAGGACGATGCGATCGAGCGGCTCACGCAGCTGTATGCGGAGAAGAAGACCACGGCGCCGTCGGTGGCGGCGGCTCGCCGGGAGCTGGGGCAGCTGACGGTCGAGGAGTACGCCAAGCAGTGGCGGCCGAGGCAGCGCAGGATGACGGACTACTCCACGGGCGAGCACGTCGACAGTTCGATCAACGTGCACATCGTCCCGCGTTTGGGAGCGCGGAAGCTGAACTCGGTCACCCCGATGGTGGTCGAGCGCTTCCTGGAGGAGATGGAGAACGACGGGGTCGGCCGGGGCAACCAGGTGAACATCTTCCGCGTCTTGAAGACGATTCTTCGGGATGCGTATGCCAAGGGGGCGATGGCGGACGATCCGGTGCAGGGGGTCCAGGAACCCGAATATGTGCGGGGCACTGTCGCCATCCCGTCGCTCGCTTACGTGAAGCAGGCGCTGGCTGTTGCCGATGAGGACTTGGCGCTGGAGATCGTCATGATGACGGGATGCGGCCTGCGCAACGGCGAGGCGCGGGCGGTGAACGTAAACAACGTCGTGGCCCAGGATGTGTACCGGGTGCGCGAGCAGATCTACTCCAACACGCTGAGGCCGGCGAAGCTGAAGCACCGCAAGGCGGGGGAGTTCCGGGAGGTTCCCCTGCCCCGGTCGGTGCGGGAGGCGATCGAGCGGTACGCGGCCAAGCACGGCACCACGAGGGACGGCTATCTGCTGCGCGGCCCGGGTGGCTACTTCACCGAGGGCATGGAGCGACGCCGGGTGAGGAAGCTCTTCGCGGACCTTCCGCCGGAGGCGGGAGTGGGGATGTACGGCTTCCGGCACTACTTCGCCTCGAACGCCCTTGGCAACGGCATCCCCATCACCGACGTCGCGGAGTGGATGGGCCACAGGTCCATCGAGGAGACGTACCGCACGTACCGGCACCTGATGCCGGGCAGTATCACCAAGGCCGCCCGGATCCTGGACGCCGGCCTCTGGGAAGCCGCCTGA
- a CDS encoding MFS transporter: MADLHTRGAATGAGDRSRPRAVLPALCATQITSWGILYYAFPVLNPQITADSGWSTGATMAAFSLALVVSGLTGIRVGRIIDRRGPRTVMTAGSTAGVLSLVIVAMAPNLPVFFAGWLLGGFAMAATFYQPAFAALTRWWAPDHVRALTVVTLAGGLASTVFAPLTAALADHLSWRETYLVLAAILATVTIPAHAIALKAPWPQAAPSPVDTAESPSAVARSRPFLLLTIAFTLSAFAMYAVVVTLVPLLLERGYTTAQAAWALGLGGAGQTLGRTLYAPLARRTGTTARTATLIALGALTTAALAVTPGPYSLVVAASIAAGMVRGNLTLLQATAITDRWGTRHYGRLSALLSAPAMTASALAPFAAATLASILGGYPELFGVLAGLAAASVIVATATSVRGRE, translated from the coding sequence ATGGCCGACCTTCATACCCGCGGGGCCGCGACCGGAGCAGGGGACCGGTCGCGGCCCCGCGCCGTCCTGCCCGCGCTCTGCGCCACCCAGATCACCAGCTGGGGCATCCTCTACTACGCCTTCCCGGTCCTGAACCCGCAGATCACCGCCGACAGCGGCTGGTCCACCGGCGCCACCATGGCCGCGTTCTCACTTGCCCTCGTCGTCTCCGGGCTCACGGGAATCCGAGTCGGCCGGATCATCGACCGCCGCGGCCCACGCACAGTCATGACGGCAGGCTCCACGGCCGGGGTCCTGAGTCTGGTGATCGTGGCCATGGCGCCGAACCTGCCGGTCTTCTTCGCCGGCTGGCTGCTGGGCGGGTTCGCCATGGCGGCCACCTTCTACCAGCCCGCGTTCGCCGCACTCACTCGCTGGTGGGCCCCGGATCACGTCCGAGCGCTCACGGTCGTCACCCTCGCCGGCGGCCTCGCCTCCACCGTCTTCGCCCCGCTCACCGCTGCGCTCGCCGACCACCTGTCGTGGCGCGAGACCTATCTCGTGCTGGCGGCGATCCTCGCCACCGTCACGATCCCGGCCCACGCGATCGCCCTCAAAGCTCCCTGGCCCCAGGCAGCACCCTCACCCGTCGATACCGCCGAGAGCCCGAGCGCCGTAGCCCGAAGCCGACCGTTCCTCCTGCTCACGATCGCGTTCACGCTCTCGGCCTTCGCGATGTACGCCGTCGTCGTCACTCTCGTCCCGCTCCTGCTCGAACGCGGCTACACCACAGCCCAAGCGGCCTGGGCTCTCGGTCTCGGCGGCGCAGGCCAGACCCTCGGCCGTACCCTCTACGCGCCGCTGGCCCGCCGCACCGGCACGACAGCCCGCACCGCGACCCTCATCGCACTCGGCGCCCTGACCACGGCGGCCCTCGCCGTCACCCCTGGCCCCTACAGCCTGGTGGTCGCGGCGTCGATCGCGGCCGGCATGGTCCGCGGCAACCTCACCCTCCTCCAGGCCACCGCCATCACCGACCGCTGGGGCACACGGCACTACGGCCGGCTCTCCGCCCTCCTCAGCGCCCCCGCCATGACAGCCTCCGCTCTCGCGCCCTTCGCTGCAGCCACGCTCGCCTCAATCCTGGGCGGCTACCCGGAGTTGTTCGGAGTGCTCGCCGGCCTCGCGGCGGCGTCCGTAATCGTGGCCACGGCGACATCCGTACGAGGAAGGGAATGA
- a CDS encoding ArsI/CadI family heavy metal resistance metalloenzyme, whose translation MSRVQLALRVPDLAASVAFYTKLFGTEPAKLREGYANFAIAEPPLKLVLIEGEENEDTRLDHLGVEVGTTEAVHTATARLGEEGLATTEENDTTCCYAVQDKVWVHGPGREPWEVYVVKADADTLTRQQGSTCCAGTAATTDNDASEPVAAGGCC comes from the coding sequence ATGTCCCGCGTACAGCTCGCCCTGCGCGTTCCCGACCTGGCGGCATCCGTCGCCTTCTACACGAAGCTCTTCGGCACCGAACCGGCCAAGCTCCGTGAGGGCTACGCCAACTTCGCCATCGCGGAACCGCCGCTCAAGCTCGTCCTCATCGAAGGGGAAGAGAACGAGGACACCCGTCTGGACCACCTCGGCGTGGAAGTCGGCACCACCGAGGCGGTTCACACGGCCACCGCCCGGCTGGGCGAGGAGGGTCTGGCAACGACGGAGGAGAACGACACCACCTGTTGCTACGCCGTCCAGGACAAGGTGTGGGTCCACGGCCCCGGCCGTGAACCGTGGGAGGTGTACGTCGTCAAGGCCGACGCCGACACCCTGACCAGGCAGCAGGGCAGCACGTGCTGCGCCGGCACGGCCGCCACCACCGACAACGACGCGAGTGAACCCGTCGCCGCCGGCGGATGCTGCTGA